From Aspergillus fumigatus Af293 chromosome 3, whole genome shotgun sequence, a single genomic window includes:
- a CDS encoding SDR family oxidoreductase, producing MSRPLVLITGANQGVGRATAQILSTKHDYHVIVGSRNHEAGEAVAADIRKGGHQATSLQLDLTSENSIKAAVSTIERHFGYLDVLINNAGILIDGEKSLAPWEIYSRTFTTNVIGTGVLTEYLVPLLRRAKAGPPRIVFLSSTMGSLEKATDTSLPWYPIDYKVYDASKAAVNMLMLNYARVLDADGGKVNAVCPGYVKTSLTGWNEYGVTPEEGAKRVVEMATLGEDGETRTFSSSKGPIPW from the coding sequence ATGTCTCGTCCTCTTGTCCTGATAACCGGCGCCAACCAAGGCGTCGGACGGGCCACAGCCCAGATACTCTCCACAAAGCACGACTACCACGTCATCGTCGGCAGCAGAAACCATGAAGCCGGTGAAGCAGTCGCAGCCGACATCCGCAAAGGGGGACATCAAGCAACATCTCTCCAGCTCGACCTCACCTCCGAAAACTCCATCAAAGCTGCAGTGTCCACTATTGAACGCCACTTTGGCTACCTCGACGTCCTTATCAATAACGCCGGGATCCTCATCGACGGCGAAAAAAGCCTTGCCCCCTGGGAAATATACTCTAGGACATTCACAACCAATGTTATTGGCACCGGTGTCTTGACGGAATACCTTGTTCCACTCCTCCGAAGGGCAAAAGCTGGCCCGCCGCGAATTGTATTCCTTTCTAGCACCATGGGGAGCCTAGAAAAAGCCACGGATACATCTCTCCCCTGGTATCCCATCGATTATAAGGTCTATGATGCGAGTAAGGCTGCTGTGAACATGCTTATGCTTAACTATGCGCGTGTGCTGGATGCCGATGGTGGGAAGGTTAATGCGGTTTGTCCGGGGTATGTGAAGACGAGCTTGACCGGGTGGAATGAGTATGGAGTGACGCCAGAGGAAGGGGCGAAGAGGGTTGTTGAGATGGCGACTTTGggggaggatggggagacGAGAACGTTCAGTAGCTCTAAGGGACCTATTCCTTGGTGA